The Actinocorallia herbida DNA window GCCGGACCCGTGACCCAGGTCCGGAGGTGGCGGGCAGCGCTGCCTCAAGGTCCGGCGGGGCGGTGCCAGAGGCGATAAACGCGGTCGGCGGTACAGGTGAGGAGGCGGTTCAGCGGGCCGAGGGCGGGGACCAGGTGGGTGACTTCGGCGTGGCCCGCCTTGAGGGGGCCGCCGACGGGGGCCCCGGTCTCCGCCGAGTGCAGCAGGACGGTTCCGTCGCGATGCCCGGTGGACAGGAGGCCGTCGGAGGTGAAGGCCAGGGCGGTGGGGGGCGGCAGGGGGACGCGCAGGCGCGGGTCGCCCGTGGCGGCGTCCCACAGGAGGACGCCGTCGGATCCGGCCGTGGCGAGCGTGCCGCCGTCGGGGGTGAAGGCCAGGAGCGGGAAGGCGGGGCCGGTGAAGGCCGGGTCCCATACGCGCGTGCCGGTGCGCACGTCCCACAGGCGCAGGAGGTTTCCCGACACGGTGGCCAGGGTCCGGCCGTCGGGAGAGAAGGCCAGCGCCGTCGCCCTGTCGCGGGTGCCGAGGACGTCGACGGGCTCGCCGGAGGCGGTGTCCCAGAGCCAGACGGCGCTCTCGGTTCCCACGGGGGCGTCGGCCACGGCCAGGAAGGTCCCGTCCGGCTGGGCCGCCATGGGGGGCCGCTCGCAGGGGGCGTGGCCCGCCAGCGGCGGCCCGGCCTGCGTGCCCGTCACCGGATTCCACAGGCCGACGGTGCCGTCGGCGCGGAACGCGGCGAGGACCGCGTCGCCGTCGAGGAACGCGAGGGCGGTGACGTCGCCCGCTTCGATCCTTCCTGCGGGAGCGCCCGAGGCGGCCGACCACAGGAGCACGGCGTCCTCCCGCGCGGCCGTGGCGACCAGTCCCGCGCCCGCCGCCACCGCGGTCACCGGGCCTCGGTGCCCGGCGAGGGCGGAGCCGATGGGCTCTTCGGCCTTCCACACCTGGAAGTGGCCGTAGCGAGTGGCCGAGGACACGGTCACCAGGACGCGGCCGTCGGGGCGGAAGGCCGCGCGGCCGGTCTGCGCGCCGGTGCGTGCGCCGCGCGGGTGGCCGAGGAATCCCGTCGCGGTGTCCCACAGCACGAGGCCCGGCCTCGCGTAGTACCCGCCCAGGACGACGACGGCGCCGTCAGGGTGGAACCCCAGCGGAGCCAGTTCCGCATCGACCTCGCACCCGGCGGTCCGGCGGCCGGTGCGCACATCCCACAGCGCGGCGATCGCCGGGCCTCGCCCGGTCGGGGTGAGGGTCACCGTGGTGTCCCCGGCCGGGGACAGCAGCACGTTCGAGGCGTGCTTCAGATCCCGCAGGGGCGTGAGCACGGGCCGCGGCGACGAGGTCGGATCCGCCCACACCGCCGAGAAGAGGCCGTGCGGGGCCTGGCCGATCGCCAGCAGGGCGTCGTCCGCGTCCACGCCGAACGTCCGCAGCCGGCGGTCCTTGCGGTCCCTGCGGCTCAGGCCGAGCCACGGGCCCGCCGGAAGGCCGGTGCGCGGGTCCCACATCCGCAGCCGTTCGCCGGTGTGCCGCGCCGCGATCAGCCCGTCCCGGCGCAGGACGAAGCGCCCGAAGTCCTTGCCGACCTCCCACGGCTCGGTGACGGGCGTCGTCTTGTCCGTCCGCCACAGGCGCAGGGCGAGAGGCGAGGTCAAGATCCGATGCCCGCTCCTGCTCAGCCGCCGGTCCCAGACCCAGCTCTCGGCCAGCACCGCCGCCAGTGGCTCGTCCGGATGGACGGAGAACCGGCGGACGGCCCGGTCCCGCTCGATCGTGCGCCGCTTCGACCGGCGTCCCGTCTCGACGTCCCAGGCCTGCAGTCCATAGGACGTCGCGGCGAACAGCGTGGAGCCGTCGGGCGCGAACGCGAGGGACGAGGGCTCTTCGCCGAGGGCGATGGGCATCTGCGCGCCGCAGTCGCCGTACCAGGAGCCGACGGCCGAAGCGTGCAGGAACCGTTCCTCCCGAAGCGTTTCGCGGCCGACGGGACCGCCGACGTGCGGCAGGGCCGGCGGACCCGTCCCGGGATGCGCGTCCAGCGGGTGCAGGAGAGGCGGCGGGGCCTCCTCCGCGGCCGCCTCCTCCCACGCCGCGCGCACGTCCGCCGGGTCCGCGCCGAGCAGTGGGGCGAGCGTCGCCACCGAGGTCCAGGGCGGGAGCGTCCGGCAGTGCAGCGTCGCGTGGACGCGGGACGCGGTGGTTCCCGCCTCCGCCGCGAGCCGCCGCAGGCCGGGCTTGCCCGCGCTCCGGTGGGCCCGCTGGAGGGCGGCGCGCAGGGAGTCGAGTGCCTCCTCTGGGCGCGGCGCCGGGACGTCGGCGCCGGCGGCCGGGCCGTGCTCCGGCGGGCTCGGCGCATGCCCGCGCGCGGGCAGGTTTCGGTCGGCGAGGAGCCGCCGCGAGTCGAGCGGGGAGGGCAGACGTTCAAGGCGGTTGCCCTTGACGTCCAGGCCGATCGGCCGGACGGCGCGAGCCGGCCAGGCGGGGAGTGCCGTGAGCCGGTTGTCGTAGAGCGACAGGCGGGTCAGCGCCCCGGGGCCGTCGACGTCTTCGGGCAGCGCCGTGAGGAGGTTGCGGTCGAGGAACAGCGTGGCCAGGCGCGGCATCCGGAAGAGCCACTCCGGCACTTCCGTCAGCGTGTTCCCGGCGAGGTCCAGGTGGGTGAGGCCGGTGAGGGACGCCAGGAACGAAGACACCGCGGAAAGGCCGAGATGAGCGGCCCCCAGCGTGGTGAGCGCACGCAGTTCGGCGATCACGTCCGGCAGCTCACCGAAGGGGTTCGCGCTCACTTCGAGCCGGTCGAGCGCGGTGAGGGACCGCGGGGACCACGGCAAGCCGGTGAGCGCGTTGCGTGCCACGTCGAGGGAGGTCAAGGCGGTGAGCTCCCCGATCGAGCCCGGAAGCGCCGTCAGCCCGTTCCCGTGCAGGTCGAGCCTGGTGAGCCCGGTCAGCGCGCCGAGCGCCTGCGGCGGACGGGTGATCTCGTTGCCCGCTCAGATCGAGTTCGCGCAGCGTCCTGATCCCGGCGAGGTCGGGTGGCACCGTCTGGATCCGGTTCCCGCTGAGGTTCAGGCGCCTCAGCCGCCTGCATTCGTTCCCGATGCCGAAGGGCACCTCAGCGAGGCCCAAGCCCGACAGATCAAGCTCGAAGAACCCGTTCTCCGCGCAGAGATGCACCCTCCGCAGGGCCGTCTCCATGTGTCCCGCCGCCATGCTCCGCCTCCCGTCCCGATGCGTGCCGAACGCACGCGAGCCCGCGAAGTCCGCGGCGGGAGCTCGGAGACGCCGCCTACGACGGTCGTGCCCGACGGGAAACGGACGGCGCGGCGGACGAGCGGGCGAGACGCTCCCGGCGCGCGGGCATGATCACTGTAGGGCGGTGTCGCGCCTTCGCGACACCGGTTTCGGAACCGGCCCTCCTTCAGGGGCGCGGACGATGCCGTCGGTCATGGCGGTGAAGGTCTTCACCATTGCGTCGCGCTTGTCCTGGGTGCGCGTGCCCGCCGAGCGCCTGGTCCCGGAGCCTTTTGTTCTTCGATGCGTCAGCGGCCGTCGCGACGTGCTGCGGCGGCCACTGAACTGCGGCGGCCTGGGCCGGGGCCGCCGATGTGGGCGGGGCTCAACGACACGGTCTGGAATCAGATCTCGCGCAAGGCCCATTGCTGCCAGCGGGAGCCGTCGCACACTTCGATGACGGCGGCGGTGCCGTACCAGGATTGGGCGAGGCACTTGGGCGGGGTGGTGAAGGCGCCGCTGCTGGGCCTGAGTTCTCTGGTCCCGCTCGCATTCGGCGGCGTGGTGAACCAGTACTGCCCGTAGTCGGTGACCGTGGAGCAGGGCAGGACGTCTACTTGTGCGCCGGGCGTGATCGACCTGGCCACCAGGCAGAACTCGTGATGGTAGTCGGCGTTGTAGAAGAGCCATCCGGGGGCGCCGCCGAGCAGATAGCCGTCCCAGGTCTGCGCGTTCCTCTGGTCGCAGAAGGTGACCTGGGCGTTCACTGTGGTGGCGTCCAGGCAGTCCCAGGTCATGGCGTTCTGCATGATGAACTCGGACGGCTCTCGTGCGGTCGCGGGCTGCGCGGCGGCCATCACAGCGGCGCCCAGCAGCGCGCCGCAGGCCGCGTGTGCGGCGATCCGCCGCGTCCGCGCGCCAGGTCCGGAACTTCTCCTCATCGCTCCTCCATCTTGTCGGCCCGGGAGTGCTCCCGGCGAGGCATCGGCCGGGACCCGTCCAGGACAGGCTGCCGGGACCGGTGTCCCACCCGGAAGGGACATCGGCCCCGGCGAGCGCGAGGACCACCGGAGGTGAAGACGACCGGCCGGATCCGCCGATACCCGCTCCGCCGACAGTGAAGCCGCCTTCAAGGCCGCCGGATCCTCGGAACACCCGGAGCCTGGTCCTGCTCCCTGCGGGTTCCGGGGTCCCGGCGGCGAAGGACGGGAACGGGACATGTGTCCCGGGCCAGTGAGCAGTGGCGTGCCTAGTGTCGTTTCGGTCCGGAGCGGTCACGCGGTCCCGGGTGGTCGGTCCCCCGTCCGGAGATGTGAGAGGTGTCGATGTCAACCATCCGTGGTCTGCTCGGGCGCAGGATGCTGAAAAGAGTGCTGTGCGCGGGGCTGCCGGTGCTGTCGGCGCTCGTGGCCGCTCCGCCGGGCGCTGCCGCCTCGGCCTCCGATCCGAACGTTCTGTTCATCCACAAAGGCCGCTACCAGTTCCGGGACATGGTCGGCAGGTGCCTCGCCTCCAGCCCCTTCCTCGGGTACGCCTTCGTCACCACGTGCAACGGGAATGCCCTGCAGACATGGACGGTCAGATGCCCCGGATCCCAGGGTCCGGGTGGCTGCACGTGGGGCTTCGATATCCGCCGGGATGCCTCTGATCCGGACGAGCCCGACGCCTGCCTGGGCGCGGCCGACATCAGCAGAACCTACGCCGACATCACCCATTGCTCGGACCGAGAGACGACGTGGGTGGCGGAGTGGTCTCCCTCATTCAACCGCTACCTGCTCGTCAACAAACCCCCGAACGGCGTCGGGTTGTACATGGGCGTGGCGACCCTGTCCGGGACCACGATTCCCACCTTCTTCTCCGAGCGGGGCGAGGGCCAGACCTGGACGGTCTTCGCAGTCGCCTGACCGATGGCATCGGCGTCCAGGACACCGGCCCCTGGAGGCCGTCGCCCAGATCGACGCCGACGGCGACGGACAGCTCTCCGTCGAGGAACCGGTCCAGGCCGTCCGCGCCTACCACCCAAGCGACATCAACGTCCCCCTCCGAGGACGCTGAGCCCGCACCACCCACCGGCCGGAGCCCGCCCGGACGGACCCCGCAGCTCGATCATCCGCCCCACTGGCTCACGAGGTCGATCCCGTCCTGGGCGGCGATCAGGCAGGCGTCGGCCGCCGACAGGGTTGCATCCTGCACCTGGGTACAGGCTTACCTTCGCAATAGAGGCCGCGCAGGGCGGCCCCGACGGACAGGGGTCGGTCATGTGCGGACCTGGATGCGGGTGCGGCCCGGCCGATCGGGCGGACGGGCCGGCGGAAGTGCCGATCGCGTGCACGCTGTCGACCGGGGATATGAGGGCGCGGCTCGGTGAGTTCGCCGAGCTGTTCGCCGAGGCGCTGACAGGCCGGCGCCGGGAGCCGCTGCTGCTTCACCTGGAGCTGCGCAGCG harbors:
- a CDS encoding leucine-rich repeat domain-containing protein, whose amino-acid sequence is MTRPPQALGALTGLTRLDLHGNGLTALPGSIGELTALTSLDVARNALTGLPWSPRSLTALDRLEVSANPFGELPDVIAELRALTTLGAAHLGLSAVSSFLASLTGLTHLDLAGNTLTEVPEWLFRMPRLATLFLDRNLLTALPEDVDGPGALTRLSLYDNRLTALPAWPARAVRPIGLDVKGNRLERLPSPLDSRRLLADRNLPARGHAPSPPEHGPAAGADVPAPRPEEALDSLRAALQRAHRSAGKPGLRRLAAEAGTTASRVHATLHCRTLPPWTSVATLAPLLGADPADVRAAWEEAAAEEAPPPLLHPLDAHPGTGPPALPHVGGPVGRETLREERFLHASAVGSWYGDCGAQMPIALGEEPSSLAFAPDGSTLFAATSYGLQAWDVETGRRSKRRTIERDRAVRRFSVHPDEPLAAVLAESWVWDRRLSRSGHRILTSPLALRLWRTDKTTPVTEPWEVGKDFGRFVLRRDGLIAARHTGERLRMWDPRTGLPAGPWLGLSRRDRKDRRLRTFGVDADDALLAIGQAPHGLFSAVWADPTSSPRPVLTPLRDLKHASNVLLSPAGDTTVTLTPTGRGPAIAALWDVRTGRRTAGCEVDAELAPLGFHPDGAVVVLGGYYARPGLVLWDTATGFLGHPRGARTGAQTGRAAFRPDGRVLVTVSSATRYGHFQVWKAEEPIGSALAGHRGPVTAVAAGAGLVATAAREDAVLLWSAASGAPAGRIEAGDVTALAFLDGDAVLAAFRADGTVGLWNPVTGTQAGPPLAGHAPCERPPMAAQPDGTFLAVADAPVGTESAVWLWDTASGEPVDVLGTRDRATALAFSPDGRTLATVSGNLLRLWDVRTGTRVWDPAFTGPAFPLLAFTPDGGTLATAGSDGVLLWDAATGDPRLRVPLPPPTALAFTSDGLLSTGHRDGTVLLHSAETGAPVGGPLKAGHAEVTHLVPALGPLNRLLTCTADRVYRLWHRPAGP
- a CDS encoding RICIN domain-containing protein, giving the protein MRRSSGPGARTRRIAAHAACGALLGAAVMAAAQPATAREPSEFIMQNAMTWDCLDATTVNAQVTFCDQRNAQTWDGYLLGGAPGWLFYNADYHHEFCLVARSITPGAQVDVLPCSTVTDYGQYWFTTPPNASGTRELRPSSGAFTTPPKCLAQSWYGTAAVIEVCDGSRWQQWALREI